GCGCAGATATCATGCCGTAGATGTCTGAGCCCATCAGCTCGTCCAGCGCCTCCATCAGCCTGTTTTTGTTGTCGGTCTCTATCACGCCAGAATCCAGCGCAGCCCTCAATCCCGAGAGCATGTGCCTGAACTTTTTGTATTCGGATTCGTCTGCCATCCTGGCGACCGGCTCTGCCATGAAATCCGTGAGCCGCTCCTTGCTGCCCGATGCGTGGTCGAACTTCCTGGCGGTGCGCTCCAACGGTGCGAGCAGCCGGTTTATCTCCGCATGGGTCGCCGAGCTTTCTGCATTGAGCATTTCAAGGTCTCTCTCACTCTGTGAAAGCTCCCTGCTCAATCTTTCCTCCTCTGCGCCCTCGAGCGTGCCTCCAGATGCTGCCATCGAGAGCGATTCTATCGTGTCGCTGCTCATTTTCAGTTCGTCGGTCATAGCGCGCAAGGTGTCGAGCCGCTCTTTTACCGAATTATACTCTGCGAGCTCCCTGCCCATGCGGCCGAGCGTGCCCCTAAGAAGCTCCTTCTGCTTCTCTATCGAGGCGAAGGCCTTCTTCAGATCGCTCGTGTAATCGGCATACGAATAAAGCGCCTGCTTGAACTTGCTGTTCGCCATGAGCGTCTCCTCGATGAAGCGCTCCGTCTTCAGCAGCACAGCATTGTACCTCTCGTATAAGTTGGGCCCGCTGCCAATGTCGGCGCTCCAGCCGTTCAGTATGCGCTTAAGCGCTGTAGAATAAGCCTTCTTCTGCTCCTTCAGCGCAGACGCGTTGTTTACGTATGGGTTCTCTATATCCGGTTCGGCCTCAAGATCGGAGAAAGCATCGCAAGCCCTAGAGTACGTTTCCTTGGCGCTGCCAAGTTCGCGCAGGCACGCGCCTGCCCTCGAGTCCAGGCTGCCAAGCTTCATGTCGAAGGCCGAGTCCAGCAGGTCGTAAAGCTCATCCTGCCCTACATTAGCCGCATTGCCGCCTTCACGCCTGAAAAGCATTTGTACCGGGTACGATTGCTCAGCCAAAGTTAATATGCTGTACGATGGCCGGCCTGCAAAACCTTATAAATGTTGATGGCGCAAACCTAGTGCAAAGGATAAGTAACGTAATTGCTGATTTTCCCGCAATTACTGCAGCTTGCAGGAGGGATACATCATGGAAAAGGAAGCTCTGGAGAAGCTCGAAGCCTTTATTAACGAGAACAAAGGCAAGCGCAAGTTCACGCAGAGCGTAGAGCTTGCGATAAACTTCAAGGGCATAGACTTCAATAAGCAGGACAACAGGCTCAACCTGCAGGTCATGCTGCCCGAGGGCCGCGGCAAGGAGAGCCAGGCTATGGTGTTTGCAGACAACAAGACAATAGCGGAGAAGGCCGCCGGCCTTGGCGCAAAAGTTGTTACGAGCGGCGAGCTGGGCGCTATAGCCAGCAACAAGGGCCGCATGGCCGAGCTGCTCAACTACGAGCTCGTTGCCGAGCCTGCGCTCATGGCCCAGATAGCGAAGGTGCTCGGGCAGTTCCTTGGGCCGAAGAACAAGATGCCAAGGCCGCTCGTTGGGGTCGATGTCGCGAACGTGATAAACACGATCAGCAAGTCCGTCTACATACGCAGCAAGGGCAAGTATCTGCCAACAGTGCACTGCGTTGTCGGCACGGAGAAGATGACCGCGCAGCAGCTCGCAGCGAACATAGACGAGGTCGTCGGCTCGATAGCAAAGAAGGTGGGCAGGCAGAACATACGTTCGGTGTACGTGAAGCTGACGATGAGCGCGCCAATGAAGCTGCAGTAAATAGATGATATAGATGCTTAGCAAGGACCAGAAGAGGAAATTCGTCGAGGACGGCATAACGGCCGTCAAGGCGAGCAAGGTCATAGGCGTTGTGCCCCTGGCAGGCATACCCGACAGGCTCTTCCAGAAGTCGAGGAACGGCATGCGCAGCTCGGTCAGGTTCATAACGGGCAGGAAATCGCTGCTGTCGAAGATTCTTGAGGGTGACGCGAAGACGAAGGAGCTCGCCAGTGAGCTCACTGGCACATCTGCAATAATGCTCAGCAACGGCAATCCGTTCGAGATATACTCCTGGTTTAAGGGCGGCAGCATAAAGCTGGCGGCGAAGCCGAAGCAGGCGGCGCCAGAAGACATCCACATAGAGGAGGGCGAGACCAGCCTGCAGCCTGGCCAGGCCGTGACCGACCTGAAGAGCGCAGGCATAGACGTCAAGATCGACAAGGGCAAGGTAGTGATATCGAAGAGCAAGGTGCTCGTGAAGAAAGGCGAGCTGATAAGCCTGCAGGTGGCGAAGGCATTGCACACGCTTGACATAATGCCGTTCCACGCGATGCTTACTCCGTCAGTCATGCTCTCTGACGGAATCGCATTCAGGCCGGAGGTGCTCGACATAAATCCAGAGCACACGTCTGCCGAGATAGCGCAGGCGTTCGGAACCGCGCTCTCGCTGAGTCTTGCGGCCGGCATAGTGAACGCTTATACAGTCGGCAGCCTGCTCACGAAGGCATACCGCAGCGCCATCATGCTGGGCATAGAGGCGAAAGCATATGACAGCGGCATAGTAGAGATGCTGCTTGGTGATGCAGCGATGCACGCGGCAGCGCTGAACGGCGCAGCAGGCGTAAATCAATAAATATGTTGGGAAAGAAGATATTGGAATTGCGATAAAAAGGTGAAAACATGGAATACGTATACGCTGCACTGCTCCTGGACGCGGCTGGCAAGTCTGTTACCGAGAAGGACCTTATGGAAGTGGTCAAGGCTGCGGGCTTTTCGCCAGACGAGGCGCGCGCAAAGGCAATGGTGGAGTCGCTCAAGGGCGTCGACATAAAGGACGTGATAAAAAGGGCCCAGAGCGCTCCCGTGCAATCCGCTCCAACGGCTGCCGCAGCAGCACCGGCCGCCGCGCATGAGGCTAAGAAGAAGGAGCCTGCCGAGGAGAAGAAAAGCGATGAGGAAGCAGCAGGAGGCCTCGCCAGCCTGTTCGGCTGAGCTAGGGCTTTATCAGGTGCGAGCTGTCCTTAAGCCATTTTCGCGCATCCCTATAATTAGGCGCAGCTCTCGCCACCTCGTCCCAGAACCGCTTAGAGTGGTTGCGCACCCTTGTGTGCGCGAGTTCGTGCGCGATCACGTAATCAAGCACGCTTTCCGGCGCGTAGAGCAGCTTCAGGTTTATGCTTATCCTGTTATTGGGTGAGCATGAGCCCCATATTACCGAGTTGTCGCGCACCACAACCCCGCTCAGGACTGAGCCAAAATGCGCGGCATTGATCCTGACTATGCGCTCCTCGACATAAGGCTTGGCAGCCCTGGCCACTACCTTCGAAGCCAGCCTCGAAACTATGCGCGCATCATAGCCGTCTGGGGCATAGACGAGCACCGAATCGCCCGAAAGTCTGGCCGCATAGCGCTTCCTTCCATTTATCAGCCTTATGCTGAGCCGTCTGCCCCCCACCTCAGTCACCTGGCCGTCGCCGAATCCCAATGTTTTGTCAGCGAGGAACCTGCCGGGGTTTTTTTCTATCGCGCGCCTCATCCTCTTGTACAGATTGTCGGCTGCGGCGCTGGCCGCGCGCTTCCCCATCCAGCGCGGCAGCCTTATCACGATAACGCCGTCCCTGACGCTCGCATGCGCATTTTTGAGCCGCGCCTTCTCGACTCTGACCCCAATGGCCATGCTACCTGCCATCACTGCATCGAACTCCAACTTAACCATCCAATCAGAAACCAATAAATTACTTTAGGAGAGAATCTTAATGCTTATTATCGATCTATTACTGCTCAGCAAATTTTGAAAGTGATCATAGATGGGAGCTGAAGAGAAGGAACTAGTAATGCCAGGCGACAGGCTCTCCACAGAGGAGGAGTTCCTGCCTGCGTCGAACACGTACGTTGAATCTGGCAGCATCTACTCGCTCGTACCGGGCGAGCGCGTTGCAGGCGAAGGCAAGATAGGGGTCAAGAGCATAGGCAGGGAAATAACGAAGTTCAGGAAATCGATGCTCGTGCTTGGCACTGTGATAGGCGACCTGAAGAGCGTGCTGTTCGTCAAGATCGACGACCTTGCGCTAGGCAACAAGGACTACATAGCGATAAAGGACGGCAAGGTAGTGCTTGCCGGCCATGGCGGCCCGCGCCCCGGTTTCCATGACAGGCGCGGCCCGCCAGGAAGGGAGCATGAACGCGAGGCCCGCCCCGCTGCATTGGGCGACATATTGCTCTCAAGGATACTGTTCGACGAGGGTGACTCATTCGTGCTTGACCTGCGCAGCCCGGAGTTAGGAGTGGTCTTTGCGCTGTGCGAAGAGTGCAATTCGCCCCTCGAGGCGAGGCAGGACGGTACGCTTTACTGCCCGGCGTGCAAGCACGTCGAGCACAAGAAGGTCAGCAGCCTGTACGGCATGTCATCTGAAATAAAGAAGGCATTGGCCGGAAATGCGGGGCTCGCTTAGATTCGGTGGTTACCATGGAGATCAATACTATCAAGGAAGAGGGCAAGGAGCTGGTCATAGAGTTCGTTACCAAGGACATGACAATACTAGATTTGGTAGCAGGCGAGCTGCTGCAGAATGACGACGTGGAGTTCGCAGGCGTGGAGAAGGACCACCCTGAGATAGGCAATCCGCGGCTTGTCATACGCACCTCCAAGAAAAAGCCGAAAGAGGCTCTGGAGAAGGCGCTTGAGAATATT
The Candidatus Marsarchaeota archaeon genome window above contains:
- the rpl1P gene encoding 50S ribosomal protein L1 (in Escherichia coli and Methanococcus, this protein autoregulates expression; the binding site in the mRNA mimics the binding site in the 23S rRNA), producing the protein MEKEALEKLEAFINENKGKRKFTQSVELAINFKGIDFNKQDNRLNLQVMLPEGRGKESQAMVFADNKTIAEKAAGLGAKVVTSGELGAIASNKGRMAELLNYELVAEPALMAQIAKVLGQFLGPKNKMPRPLVGVDVANVINTISKSVYIRSKGKYLPTVHCVVGTEKMTAQQLAANIDEVVGSIAKKVGRQNIRSVYVKLTMSAPMKLQ
- the rplJ gene encoding 50S ribosomal protein L10, with the translated sequence MLSKDQKRKFVEDGITAVKASKVIGVVPLAGIPDRLFQKSRNGMRSSVRFITGRKSLLSKILEGDAKTKELASELTGTSAIMLSNGNPFEIYSWFKGGSIKLAAKPKQAAPEDIHIEEGETSLQPGQAVTDLKSAGIDVKIDKGKVVISKSKVLVKKGELISLQVAKALHTLDIMPFHAMLTPSVMLSDGIAFRPEVLDINPEHTSAEIAQAFGTALSLSLAAGIVNAYTVGSLLTKAYRSAIMLGIEAKAYDSGIVEMLLGDAAMHAAALNGAAGVNQ
- the rpl12p gene encoding 50S ribosomal protein P1 is translated as MEYVYAALLLDAAGKSVTEKDLMEVVKAAGFSPDEARAKAMVESLKGVDIKDVIKRAQSAPVQSAPTAAAAAPAAAHEAKKKEPAEEKKSDEEAAGGLASLFG
- a CDS encoding M48 family metallopeptidase; translated protein: MVKLEFDAVMAGSMAIGVRVEKARLKNAHASVRDGVIVIRLPRWMGKRAASAAADNLYKRMRRAIEKNPGRFLADKTLGFGDGQVTEVGGRRLSIRLINGRKRYAARLSGDSVLVYAPDGYDARIVSRLASKVVARAAKPYVEERIVRINAAHFGSVLSGVVVRDNSVIWGSCSPNNRISINLKLLYAPESVLDYVIAHELAHTRVRNHSKRFWDEVARAAPNYRDARKWLKDSSHLIKP
- a CDS encoding DNA-directed RNA polymerase subunit L, coding for MEINTIKEEGKELVIEFVTKDMTILDLVAGELLQNDDVEFAGVEKDHPEIGNPRLVIRTSKKKPKEALEKALENIDETFSDMKKSFSKK